A segment of the Lolium perenne isolate Kyuss_39 chromosome 3, Kyuss_2.0, whole genome shotgun sequence genome:
ACTCCACTAATTCCTACAGGTACTTTACAGATCTGTACCGTGCTGCCTTGCACTCCCTAACTACTATCATTCGACTGTACACTTCTGTAGGTCTGGAACTTGTAGCTCTCTGTTCCGTTTGGAGGTGCCCAACGTCGTGCCAACCTCAACAAGGGTTTCCAGTGACCTTTCACTGTTCGCAACAAGATCAGCATCGAATTGTATTGCGTCCTGTCACCAAAAAAACCGAGGTCACTTGGAGCAAAATATATATTGGATTGCTTGCAGAGTTGGTTAGCAGTATCTACAACAAGAAAGGAAACAAAAAGGAGAGATGGAAAATAAACGAACCTTCTCAAAGACGCAGATTACCGTGCTCCCTCCAAAGGAGAAATACCCAAACTAGGAGAGAAGAGAACAAATCAGATAACTGAACAAACCAGAACAAGCAGTAGAATAGTTGCAAGGAAAGAGAACAAAAGAAACCTCATCTCCTTTGTGGACGTAGTCCCCCTCTTTTTTCAGGAATGTGATGCTTCCTACCATAGTTGCTCCAATGGCAACAAATGCCACCTAAATGTTATTAGCAAAACAATGCATGGTCAGTGAAGCCAAAGTTCAGAAAGCTACTGCATTGATGTACTTGGTGCCAGCCTGTTGTGCAAATAAGAACAGCCAACTAATAAGGAACCTATAGGAGTAAATATGGCAAGGCCCGAGGCAGTTCTCAATGCATCAGGTCATCTCAAGGAAATATGGAGCACATACCATTGTTACGAATAAAAACAAACATTCGTGCTAATACTTGATACTTAAAAATGTGTGCAGGTAAATTTAAGCACTTGCAAAAACAGATCCTGACAGATTATTTTCCTTATAGTTGCAGAATTGGGCATATGATATATACCACATTATTAACATCAAATATGCCCTTGGCCTTGTTCATGCCGAACAAGAAAAGGGAAGTGTCCCAAGGTATATACACTGTGTAAACCATTTGCAGCATGTTCAGGCAAAAGGAAAGAAGTCTAAATAACCCCCCTAACTATTGAGTTAGGGACGGTAAACCCCCCTAAGTTTGAAATGGGGCACTTACCCCCCCCCTAACTATACAATACCAGTTAATTAACCCCCTTGAGATGATTATAGCAGTTTTGCTCGGTGGTATGGCTGACGTGGACAGCGGTATCGCCAAGAAGGTGCGCATCGAGGCCAAGGAGTCTATCTCGGCTTGCCAACGCCCATGGCGGCTGCGCTGCTGCGTAGGAGCGTTAGGATTCAGGAACCTGCACCTCCACCCTATGTCTATGGCCTGGGCCCTGGGATACTTTCCGGAGGCGTTATCACGGACATGCACTGCGTCACCGTACGCATCATCATAGAGACGCCGGCGCTTGGGCTGGGCATCGTCTTCGTCTTGCAGATGCCTGATGCCGTGGTAGTCGGGCCACGGCATCAAGGAGCAGATGCGGCGGTACGCGCGCACCGCGCACGCGTTCGTGCAGGTCCGGGAGCGCGCCGGCCACAGGGTCCTTGGATGACGGGGCCGGTGCACTTTACCCCAGAGGAACCCCGCTAGGGCGCCGCACACTGTGCATTCTGGTGGCCGCCGTCGTGGCTGAGGTGGGCACACACCGCAGCGACGGACTGCAGCTGCAGGGCATGCAGGAAAGGAAGTGGAGGCGTTTCGGGATGCATGAGTACGTGACCGTCCTAAGTCTGCTTGGCACCAGATGGGTAGCTGTTCATAATTAAATTATTAGGCCATGTCCTGTCAATCTGTCATTGGATGAAATAAGAGCGATCGATCTTCTTGGCCGAGCAGTGGCTAGCCAGGGAGTCAGCCAGTCACGGCAGTATGCCATGGCCGACGTGCGCATTGACCTCGCCGCGCTGCTGCTATCCTTGAGGAGCCACGCCTAGACACAACCTGGCGAACGCAACGATGATGCCATGCTCGGAGTTGGAGGCATGCTGTTCGGATGGAAGCGCTAGCCGGGCTGCCCCAAAAGCGTCTGCATGATCATCCGACGCACTTCCTGGGCCAGATGGGGCCGCGCGGTCCTCGGACGCGCTCTCCCGGGTCGACAGCTGCTACACAATGAACTGCAGCGTCGCCGGTCTCAGCGACGAAGCCGGCGCGACGGTTTCTCCGGGCGCAGCGGCGGCTGCGTCATGATGAACCGCTTCTTGCTGTAAGGAGAAGACCGGGGCAGCCAACACGCGCGCCCGCGATACTTACAGCTTGCCAACGCGGTCTCCCGTCGAACACCCTCCGGCGAACCACCAATGCGCCCAGCAAACCTGCAAAATGAAGATGGCGGAGTGCAGCCAACCTATGCAAGGGACACGGACGAAGACGGTGGTGGCGAGGACAACGTGGAGGCGCACAGCACGGCAGGTTTCACGTCAACGAGAAAGTGCGGGCTGCTTCCAGCGCGGTGCCAAGATCGTCAAGCCTTCCTGTCCGATCTCGGCAGATCACCATGCCAGCGTGAGACGAGCCCGCTCCTATCAGAGCGTCGGCCTGGACACTCGCATGCGTTGTGCGTCTTTCTGGTAATACCGCCATCCACATCAGCAATACCACATAGCAAAACTGCTCTAATCATCTGGAGGGGGTCAACTGACCGGTATTGCATAGTTAGGGGGGTTAAGTGCCCCATTTCAAACCTAGGGGGGTTTACCGTCCCTAACTCAATAGTTAGGGGGGTTATTTGGACTTCTTTCCAGGCAAAAGTAATCCAAATTCTTAACAGTGGAAATAGCAATAAGCTGCAGATTAGTAGTATACAAGGAAAATGAACAAAATGCAAACCTTTCCAAATTCTGAAGTTGAGATTATTGAGACGACTCTTTTATTCTCGGTAAATACATTACAGTACTTACTGTTCACGGCAATAGGATTGACCTATCATATAAAAAGACACGAGCCAGTCATTTAATGCTAGCAAATGATGGAAAGAGCACACAGCACATGTACTTCTTTCCACACAGAtaatgttggataattaggcacaatttccacgattaattccagaatataaaacatgatggcagcaactagtaacatgtgaaactcaaacatactagatgcattaatcaacatgagtagcagcagcgcaaacggtaaagcatccatcgctaaacagatcgagatatgtcgcacgtaccgatctggtggaggttgcggtggaggtgtagcagatgatgtcgcggcagtaacgttgttgatgacaacgttgttgacgacggggacgacgggtcgaagtagacggcgttgaagacgacggtaggcagcaccgcccgacttggacggaaggcgacccgtgatgaagatctTGAGCAGTcgtgcagagcgcttcccaaaaacctaattcgccctctcccgtacaggatcgcaaggacgagtggttccggagacctgctctcccgttcgccgatgcacgtcggcgagcgggatggagtaggctacgatggcggcgcaagcagagagaggtggaaaccctaactcgtgtattcagtctatttctgcggtagccgggcaagagattatataggctcgggaaaccctaggcaacgtgggccacgcccacgtcgcacgaacgtttcgagtcggttacagatagcccacgatccgggagcgacccgaaccgactaactgcgacgcgtccgtctaggactctgttcgttttcctgagctgcaaaaagtaaggaaagtctcggctcgaggctcaatccactcaccacgagtgcGGCGCACGCGTcgtgacgagcgagcgaggaggaggaggagcgcgcgtgtagcactcctattctcactcacttactagtggtggaacaacccaccttataaggtggtctaacttcctcccaactttccatgtgggactaaacttcccacctcttgccactccctagtgagctgccaccaacttgggctcaaactcacaacgcTTCCACTATGtgtgctttgagatttataggaaaatctgaaatctagtatgggccactaagtgtaggcccaatatttcaacaatcccccaccagatctcaaatccccatttagagatttaccaatactcgctgcttgtttatataccagtgtttcagcggagactgttaagttgaacttctgcctagaaccttaagctacatccattcacacttgaacaatggactaagccttgaattgcaagttttgcgtgaacagggtttcactcaaagtcatgaccagtacatggctgccagtagcctaccccgcgggtgaagcatatgcgtcatacttcgtggtctcttcatgagtttactagagatcacccaaaatctcatagattgcgacgtttaacaatcggactcatataggtgtgttatttcaagaatgctctgtaggacagcatctttgctaatatagccaacataaacacattaaggcttgttgccaacctgccttacagcaattgagagttgtgcatcttcacatagagagggttacataatactctcctcaattaaaccactagtttgttcttcccaggtcctaattcacgggatctccgatcacaaaggttgggttaccactatggtgtaacatcaacgggtctcaaacccatctccctcgatgcactttctatcacattacgtgatagtccctttgtaaagggatctgccaggtttttgtctgttcgAATATATGTAaccgttattactccggagtttcgcaatttcctgacagacttcaaacgtctcttgacgtgtcttgatgacttcgcgttatccttagaattgttcactttgacaattacagtttgattgtcacaattcaaaaggattgccggaacaggtttttcaaccacaggtaagtccatcaatagctcacgcaaccatgctgattcaacagtggttgtgtctaaagcagtaagttctgcttccatagttgacctcgtcaatatggtttgcttgcaagatctccatgatactgcgccacctccaaaggtaaatacatacccacttgtggcgtacagatcagctacatctgagatccaattcgaatcactatatccttcaagcacagctgggtgccctgaatagtaaatcccataactcattgtaccacatagg
Coding sequences within it:
- the LOC139838695 gene encoding uncharacterized protein codes for the protein MAAALLRRSVRIQEPAPPPYVYGLGPGILSGGVITDMHCVTVRIIIETPALGLGIVFVLQMPDAVVVGPRHQGADAASDALPGPDGAARSSDALSRVDSCYTMNCSVAGLSDEAGATVSPGEDRGSQHARPRYLQLANAVSRRTPSGEPPMRPANLQNEDGGVQPTYARDTDEDGGGEDNVEAHSTAGFTSTRKCGLLPARCQDRQAFLSDLGRSPCQRETSPLLSERRPGHSHALCVFLVIPPSTSAIPHSKTALIIWRGSTDRQK